AAGAAAAATGATTTCTATCCGCCTACTGTTTTGCTGGCAAGCATTACACAGCATTGTAATTACAACTGCGCAGGTTGTTGGGCGCATAATTACGAAGTAAAAGAAGATATGTCTTTTGAACAATGGAAAAAAGTCTTTGACGAAGCCAGAAATGAAATGGGTATCCACATGTTTCCTATAGTTGGCGGAGAACCTTTTATCAGAAAAGATTTTCTGGAATTGTGCGAGCAGTATCCTGACTGCATTTTCCTTGTTTTTACAAACGGTGCTTTGTTAACGGAAGAAAAAATTAAACAAATTAAAAAACTGGGCAACGTTGCGCCTATGTTCAGTCTTGGCGGATGGGAAGAAGCTACAGACAAAGTCAGAGGCGAAGGTGCTTATAAAACAGTAATGGAAAAAATGGATTTACTCAAAAAAGAAGGAGTTTTCTTCGGAGTAAGTCTTGCCGCAACAAGAGAAAGCGCAGAAGAAATAGTTTCTGATGAATATATGAAGATGCTTAGCGATAAAGGAAGCCTCTGGACCTGGGTTTTCCACTATGTTCCTGTTGGAGAAAATCCTGATCCGTCTTTAATGCCTACAGCAGAACAAAGAGAAATGATTAAACAGGCTGTATATAACACAAGAAATACACTTCCTATGATGACAGTTGATTTCTGGGGCGACGGTCCTGAAATGATGGGCTGTATCGCAGGAGGAAGACAATATTTCCACGTTAATGCAAAAGGTGATTGCGAACCATGCACATTTGTTCACCTTGCGACTCATAATGTTAAAACTTCTACTCTTACCGAGGCTCTTGCGAGTCCTTTTATGAGCGCAGTCAGAAAAGGCGCACCTTATGACGGCAATTCACTTCGTCCGTGTATGATTGTTGACAGACCATGGGTGTTAAGGGGCTATTACAAAAAATTCAAGCCTTATGAAACCCATAGAGGCGCGGCTGATTACTTGACAAAACCTGAAATTATGCAACAAATCGATGAATATTCCAAAGATGTTGCCAGAGTTATGGATAAGAATTGGCAAGAAGATTATTATATGACATTATTTCCGCTCCCCGGTGAATATTACCACGACAGAAAGATTCTTTGCAGCAGCAATGTCCCTGTAGATGGCGTTCATGGCGGATGTGAAAGTAATGGAGGCTGTAAATGCGGAAAAGATTTGACAGCGCTTCAAAAAAATGTTGAAGCCGTAAGGGATCTGACAGAAGAAAAATTAGAAGTGTAAAATTTTTCGTTACATTTCAGGTGTTAATTTTTTCTTAGTTTGGTTTTTATATAATCGTAATCAATAATTTGTTTTTCTCAAAAACGTAAAAATAAATAAACGAAAGGTACTTAAAATGCCAAGAAGTATAATTCAGGATAGATGCGTTTCATGCGGAGTTTGCTATAATTCTTGCCCTGTAGACGCTGTTGTAAAAAATGAAAATAAATATTCAATCGTACAAGAAGAATGTGTAGATTGCGGAACATGCAAGCGTATCTGCAAAGCAGAAGCTGTAGAAGGTCAAGATCCTATTTATGCCGATATTAGATAACAATAATAAAACTGAAAAAGAAAAAATCGTAGCATTTCCTCAAATGGGAAATATTAGGATTCCTGTAACCGCTGTTTTAAAGGCTATGGGGGCCAATCTTTATCTTTCACCCGAAAATAATAAAGAAGCTCTTTCTCTGGGAACCAGACACAGCACCGAAACAGTTTGCCTGCCTTATAAACTCAATTTAGGAAATTATATTCAGGCGTTGGAGGGCGGAGCTAATGTTTTGTTGATGTTTTCCGCGCCGGGAACCTGTCGTCTAGGAAATTATACAAAAATGGCTGAAGCCAAGTTAAAAGAGCTTGGATACGATTTTGAAATGGTCGTTTTTGATATGTATAAAGGAAAATTTCTGGAAATCGTCAAAAAATTCGGTTATGCGACTGGAAATAAAAGTATTTCCAATGCATTTAAGGGCATAAAAATTGGTTTGGCTAAATTTGATGCTATGGACGAAATTGAAAGAAAACTTTTTTATCTTAGACCACGCGAAATAGAAACAGGAATGGCAGAAAAGATTTATTTCTCCGGCAGAAGCTCAATAGACAGTGCTGTTACTGTCGAGGAAGTTAAAAACGCAGTTCAGGAAACGATGAACAAATATAATTCAATAAAAATTGATTCTAATAAAGAGGTTTTAAAAGTTTATATAACCGGAGAATTTTTTGTTCTCCTTGATCCGTTTACAAATATGAACATTGAGAAGGAATTGGGGCTTTTAGGCGTTGAAGTCGAAAGGCAGATAATGC
This window of the bacterium genome carries:
- a CDS encoding radical SAM protein, whose translation is MRVLPQDLMWKAREGRGYIDQIKQMGSEFVIGQILNLIGTSSKNNLIGLTKLFEKIAGSEGSVRHARRMRWLFETEHAHLGWWQKIINELDPNCRNKFLLNFFVHGYYGDNQRKRAQFFKKNDFYPPTVLLASITQHCNYNCAGCWAHNYEVKEDMSFEQWKKVFDEARNEMGIHMFPIVGGEPFIRKDFLELCEQYPDCIFLVFTNGALLTEEKIKQIKKLGNVAPMFSLGGWEEATDKVRGEGAYKTVMEKMDLLKKEGVFFGVSLAATRESAEEIVSDEYMKMLSDKGSLWTWVFHYVPVGENPDPSLMPTAEQREMIKQAVYNTRNTLPMMTVDFWGDGPEMMGCIAGGRQYFHVNAKGDCEPCTFVHLATHNVKTSTLTEALASPFMSAVRKGAPYDGNSLRPCMIVDRPWVLRGYYKKFKPYETHRGAADYLTKPEIMQQIDEYSKDVARVMDKNWQEDYYMTLFPLPGEYYHDRKILCSSNVPVDGVHGGCESNGGCKCGKDLTALQKNVEAVRDLTEEKLEV
- a CDS encoding 4Fe-4S binding protein — translated: MPRSIIQDRCVSCGVCYNSCPVDAVVKNENKYSIVQEECVDCGTCKRICKAEAVEGQDPIYADIR
- a CDS encoding 2-hydroxyacyl-CoA dehydratase, translating into MPILDNNNKTEKEKIVAFPQMGNIRIPVTAVLKAMGANLYLSPENNKEALSLGTRHSTETVCLPYKLNLGNYIQALEGGANVLLMFSAPGTCRLGNYTKMAEAKLKELGYDFEMVVFDMYKGKFLEIVKKFGYATGNKSISNAFKGIKIGLAKFDAMDEIERKLFYLRPREIETGMAEKIYFSGRSSIDSAVTVEEVKNAVQETMNKYNSIKIDSNKEVLKVYITGEFFVLLDPFTNMNIEKELGLLGVEVERQIMLSDWTNQTLIPKWYRKTETHKERAIRTAGKYLTRPIGGECIETVGDTVYAAERNIDGVVHVGPFNCIPEIVSQCILPNVSKKENIPVISLLMDEQTGKAGLVTRLEAFVDLIRRQRKNKSYCHSSIALCACTK